From Vigna radiata var. radiata cultivar VC1973A unplaced genomic scaffold, Vradiata_ver6 scaffold_83, whole genome shotgun sequence:
TTGACCATGTCAAATTTCTCAAGAGGGCTTACACCTAGCACCTACATGACATGACAGAAACTAAGATAAAATTCGAACAACTTCAAATTTCAAAGAGTAGATTTTACTCTTTACCTCATAAGGATTAAAGTCACCATCGGAATTAGAGCTCCCTGCCGCAGATGCAGCAGCACAGACAATCTTTCTATCACTCCATGTTGCTGTCTGGGGAAACCTGAAAATCGACACCGAACTGCATTCTATTAACCGTAGAAATGATGTCGACGAAGATAAGATAAGAAACGCGTCGTATgcgaaaaacaaacaaattcgAAGGAAAAGTAAATTCGTTCTTTGATTGTTACAAATGGAAAGGAAAAGAGGGAGAAATGGATGACGACCTGAGAGAGGTTGAAACTTTGGGACGGAGATTGCTGCTGGAAAAGCTCAATTTGGGGCAGTGCAGAATGTTTGAGATTCCTAGAGCCATTGATGCACTGTTATCTCTCTCACTTTATGtctcaaattttagtttcataGGGTTTTGCTTTATCTTTCACGCTTTCTTCTTTCAAACTTTTCTTGTTGCATGCtacttctaaattttatttttttttcacgataattaaagttagaaaaaacaattattattttttttatgaaattattaaagttAGAAATTTGATTCTAACACaccaaattgttttttattctaacCCAAAAAACAATGAAGAAAACTTGAAATCCTAAATCAAAAACTTTGAACATGAgacaattgatttttttttagaatatttatatgtttgaattGATAAATATCATCACTACTAATTGAGCCCTtgtataatacattttttataacgtaacaaaacattttatatgaagaagaaaaacctAATAcagaatataatgaaaaattgtctgttatataaagaaagaaccaattgattttatttaaaaaatttattaataaaaataaaaaatggaaagataTATGGTATATCActgttagtattttttttttaaaaaaaatcatctaattGATGcagtttttcaaaagttaaaatgttattaaaacttttcaaaagatGAAGACTAACTTAAAACTTGTTGGTTAAAGGAAAAGCCAAACAAGTAACTTAAAACTTTTTTGATTAAAGGAGAAACCAAACAAGTAATCAagtcttattaaaaataaggaaGAATCAGTACCTAAACGTTTAGCATCTGGTGGTACTTATCATATCCAAAATCTGCCCAGATTTACTACTCAAAGAAGGTGATGTTTTCGTAAGAACTTTTTATtgtaattcaattaaaatatgtaaaaataagtttatttttattaataaaagttaattaataagtaaattttatcaattgtgAACTTTCAAACAAAGATTACAGGTACTATTTTAATGTAGTAGCATTAtgaggaaaagatgaaagatttCATTTGAATTCACCATTTTTCTATCTATTTGAAAGATCATGATCCACATGTGTCTCTTTAAATGTAGAAATTCTATtaaccaaaattattttaatgttcaaATTTGTATTGTAACTGCCCAACTCTTATCCagtttttattaacaaaaattattcattcATCTTTAGTTTTCATCTTCCAATTTGAACCTTCAAAAaggattttaagtttttttacaCAAACACCAATTAAGCTGAAACCAGAGGTTGACTTCGAAGCTGATAAACAAACTATATATCATGCATCCTAATGTCCTAGATTCTCATTGTCTCGTGATGTTTGCCCTGATTTGATGAATATATTGTACCAAAACTCCATTTCTTCACTTATCTGACAAGAATCATGATTGTCCTCAGTTTCTCCAAAAGTATCTGAGGGGACTGCACCATAAAATCCAGTACCTACAATAGGTGGATTGATTGGATTCTTCCTTGAGGGTAAACCGTAATTGTCAATCATTACATTTCCATAGGCACTAGAAACTGCACTTGAACTTGATGAACTATTTGCTTGTGCCTCTTGCAAAATATGCGATGAAGCATTGCCATTTATATGCACTCCACTTTTTTGGATCCTCTTCTTCAAATGGGTATGCCAAAAATTCTTTATTTCGTTGTCTGTTCTTCCGGGTAAGCTTGTCGCTATAGCAGACCACCTAAGCATCAAGGGTGATCATCGtcaatttttcacattttcttaCTTAACCAAATTCAGTCCTATACATGTTAATTACATCTCTTAcattaaatcataataatacTAGGAAATCATATTCATGGTGTTTCATGCACGTAGGGAAGACAATAGAAAGAACCAGAAGACATTACAATGAATACATGTTATTAGATGCCCACCTATTTCCAAGAATTTCATGCAGCTTTAGGATGgtatcttcttcttccttgctGAATTTCCCTCGTTTAATATCTGGCCTTAGGTAATTTATCCAACGAAGCCTGCAACTCTTGCCACACCTTAACAATCCTGATTAAACAACCATATCATATAATCATACATATGTTTGTTTAACCTTTGCCTGTTTACAGAGAAAATGTTGCTAACTAGAAGAAGAACTTACCAGCTTGTTTAGGAAGGGCACGCCAGTTACCATGGCCATATCGTTGAATATGAGAAACCAATATCTGGTCTTCCTCTGCAGTCCAAGGTCCCTTCTTCATTCCCATTCTCTCACAGCAAGGAGTCTTCATAGTCACTGCTTGCTTCACAGCACAACACAATAATGTGTGCCCTTTTCCTCTGTACTATGGAGTAGTAATAACTTTGGTGGCCGCTTAAGCTCTTTCAAGGTAGCTTCGGTTCCTTTATGATTACTATACCAGAGAAAATGAACATGTGGTCCAAATAAACAGCATGGCTTTCAAAACAAAAGTGCATGATAGTGATCACATGATCGATGACATCCCCTTTTGTGTGATAAAATTCCAAACTAAAGCACGCACGCACACAGAAActgttgaaataaaattaaaaaaaacatacataatcaGATTTGTAATGATGTTTAGAGAGATGTAGCACTAGAAGAAACTGCTCCTATAATTTTATATGCATTGTGTGAGAAAGTAGCATTGGTTTGTAGAATCCAACTCCAAAGGAGTTTCCAGGTTGCTTCTCTTGTAAACTTAGGGCATCTGGTAAAGGCTAAAAGTAATGATTGTTTTGGGCAGATAGGTCAAAAGTAGTATGCGCGCGGCAGGAACATTATGCACTTCTTGATCATGTTTTCTTACTGTTTCTGCCGCCTCTTTCCATTGTCCCCGTGAAGTGCTAGTTACTATCTTCAAtctaatgcttttctttttccccaATTTTCGATTTTCCCAGTCACGTATAACAACAAACACGTTAGCTACATTATATATACATGAAAAAACATgctcaaaatttataaaattattcaaatcttCCAAATATTCTTAATTACACACATAAAACGTTGAACTCACTGTTCTGCGCACTACcattgatgatgaagaagaagaagagtacGGGCTTTGAATCCATGCAATGctctttctcctcttcttctcactctGTGCTGTGCTAGGCAAAAAAATAACGATTtcttgaaaattattaaaaattttaatattttaagtgtcGTTCTtatttctcaataaaaaaaatatttatatactatttactttttatatttaaataataaaattctctTTGTTATGATATctttagattaattaaattaaaaaaaaatatccatacACAAAAATGCTTCGGTCACCTTTATGAAATGTGTGTCGGCATGCCAtctcaaagtaattaaattaaagtgaaaaaaataaatattttttttacaataattaatattattattattattgtcatgagatatataataatattagtaatgCAAGATTTGACAGAATAATCTATCTCCGTATCTCTTTGGGCTAATTAGCTTTAGCGTAGGTCAAATCATGATGATAAAGGTTGACTTAGTGTTAGGAAAAAGAAgctcttcttttcttatattattaattaatgtacTAAAACATTTATGCATATCTCAATTTCCAAAACATTGAACTTGGACCACCATCGCAAAACTCAAACAATCACATCACATGTTGTCcctttgttttatatttaatttgtaatatttttatggtTTAATTGGTTCTTTTGTCCCCaatttggttgaagtgtgtcaattttgttttctttagaaaaatgtcaatttcgtaaTATGGAGACTTGATTGATACAAATTTCATAACGGAAATGACTTgattaatacaaattttttctatatggagacaaaattgacatttttctaaaaggagacgaatttgacacagcaattaaacctatttttattaCAGTGAAATTTGAGTTATTGATAATGTTTcacaacatattttatatttaaatatgtaattgagaaaattaatttaaaaataaagccAACAAACTCAAAGAAAGAGTTTGCATCTAATTTAAATATAGGTATTACTTGATTTCTCCGTACGGTAAAAGAATagttaattagttatttttgcttaattaatctattaatattagacattataaaaaaatatgtctaacaaacaataaatacagttaaaataaacaataactcaattttaatatcatattacaTGTTAAGGAAAtgatttttaaatctaacttatttcacaaaaaacaatttgtaagataaaatttagaccaatctatatattttaaaatgatttatttatagttgATATAGACTCTCAACAAATATAATAACGTGTTGgctattaataaaagaaatattaaaaattaaatgaaatgagtaaataatttttgtaattttttttttatatttctactCTTAATCGATATTTAAAGAATGTGATTAGTTTTTTCTCACtgcattttattaaatattggttaaaatataaaagttaaaacatgttttaaggTTTCcgtttgtttaatttataaatcgAGTATATATAAGAAAGTTACTAACATTGTCATAAACAAGATTACCTGTAATTAATCAAACATGTggctttatttatttactttttacaatatttaaagatgatttattttcttttatatctgtGTATAAATAGTATTAACTTTTTAATGCAATGCCAAAAAAAGACtagattatttaaaagattaaaagaatgTAAATTATTGCACCAACAATGcccaacaaacaaacaaacaagtttttaataaaaactccATATTCacgttaattaattttttaaatcaaattattcaaaaaattaaattttgtttaattaaaaggaaaaatccagtttattgtttcaattgaattaaaaaaggtttaagtttatttttaacaaaaatagcttttaattatttttatataaattaagaaaaaaattaatttctttgtcATTACagcaaacaaatttaaaaaaaaaatatacaagttatactaaaaataaaataaaaaattagtatgataaaacaataaattcaaatagttttaacttcaattacttttattgctaatgtaaattaatatagaaGGACAAAATTGGGTTATTaagttcaacattttcaaaaattgaaatttagtcACTGTTCCTTTTCTCCATATAATCTTTATCCTTGATCTTTCTTTGATTTATCTCTTAAgagattttcctttttattgaggaattattttattatacacTAGTAAAGATCGGaagaaatcaatttttaaaaaactaaatttaaaatgaaaaaaaaaatacatgagaaaaatattattttctcagTTTTTTTCCAAAGCATGCAacatttctctcttttttttactttatcttcagctcagtaaaaaaaaaaagtgtatcaTTAAAGatacttttttcttcttgtccAATGTATAATTAATCTACCATTAAAGAGATGGATGAGAAAGATTTCAAGAGACTCTAGAATTGGATAAACGTAATCTCTTGAACAATATAGATGCTATGAAATGTTTTGTTAACTCAACACCTATATTAGAATAAGAAATCATTGTTATTAATAGGATAAAAGAAGagattacattaattaattacatcCTATTATCATATaacatgataaaattattattatttcaaggTGTGCAAATTGGATAAACAATGCCTTATAGCTTTATAACATATGCCAAAAGTTGGTTGACTTTCTACTTAAGATAAAGATATATAACAGTAGAGTTGACACTCAATGTAGTTGCAACCATATCTGAAAACATTCATCATCTTGGTCAACTTTTTATATTAGTGTTGGTAAACTTTAGCATCACATTTATCTGTGGAAGATTATCTATATTTTCccaattcaaattataataaagaaaccgtattaatcatattaaaccatttaatatggcaatggattaaatattttagtaagaacacattcttttatttttttcaaaaaaaaaaattgtatataaaaattcagaaagaaaattttaaaatgcagAGACTGGAATTCTTATATAAGATTAGAGATATAGAATATGTTCCTTTGTCAGTTTAGACActtaataattgtaaaaaacaaAGTCTGAAACGGAGTCCTTATCTCAAAAACTCACAATAAGAGTGAGGAATCAGTTTGTATTTGTATCTTGTTCATCTTCAGAATCACCACATTTTGCTTCAACAAGCTCTGCACGAACTGATGGCACGCTCTTCAACAGTTGTTCTTGTTTCCATGATTTTTCAAGTCGTTCCCTTTCCTCAAGTAATGCAATTTTTGTATGGCAAAAGCAGTTAAGGAGATACAAACTATCATTCTTGTAaatcttttgtattttgaatggTTTTGATGACACGTTTTAGGAGCATACATCATAATGCATTATGTATCAATCAATCACTTTTAGTTAGTATCAGTAAGTATGTAGGAATGTGATGCTAGAATGAATTCACATGTTCATTAACTtccatgtaaaatataaaaggatATTCTTTGTTTCGTCCTCTGAGATTTGCACGGTCAATTTGATTTTGCAAATGGACTAGGCGAGTCGTGAAGCTCTACCAAGAACATAATCATGGAGTGAGGATTGTCAGAAAAACAATATTAGGTGGCATATTTGCAAACTGTTAAATCAATAGATACTAAACCATGTAACATATAAGTAGACGAAAGTGAACCACACAAGTAAAAGTTTTGCTGCATAAATAGTTACACATCTTAACATGATATTAGTAAAATAGAGTTAGATGAGTAGAAGATGAAACCATAAGGTTGACTACTGCATTTGATGCAATGATATTCGATTGACAGAATCCAGAAAATGCATCTAAATTAGTTATTGATCAGATATGTTGAAATCAGAAGAGCAACAAAGATAAATGTTGACATGGCAGAGTCAGGGAAGCATACATGTTTTGTTATATCCTCATGAAGACTTTCAGCCTTTTCTTGAACCTCAGCCTGCCAAACGCCAGTGAGGTAAAGACAAAGTAGTTATAATTGTGGTTTGCAATATATTCAATGGAAAGAAACTATCATTTTCTAAGTTATGAAAAGATACATTAAACTGCACATACCAAAACTGATACAAGAATATGTAGTACAAATATGgttcaaattttaaactattttcagATAGTCGAAAGataaaacatttttctctttatgtATCAGATAACTTACCACAGTTAACTTTGGGAGCAAGCTGGTTTTCACTTTTTGCTGCAAATCCTCACATTCTT
This genomic window contains:
- the LOC106754086 gene encoding transcription factor MYB4, producing the protein MKTPCCERMGMKKGPWTAEEDQILVSHIQRYGHGNWRALPKQAGLLRCGKSCRLRWINYLRPDIKRGKFSKEEEDTILKLHEILGNRWSAIATSLPGRTDNEIKNFWHTHLKKRIQKSGVHINGNASSHILQEAQANSSSSSSAVSSAYGNVMIDNYGLPSRKNPINPPIVGTGFYGAVPSDTFGETEDNHDSCQISEEMEFWYNIFIKSGQTSRDNENLGH